A region of Pyxidicoccus parkwaysis DNA encodes the following proteins:
- a CDS encoding sensor histidine kinase gives MKLSLATRIFLGYAVVLITFGMVSLFSVTELHRNRLEIRLVSQGYLQLSQDAAELETFHTTQEKDTERLLDEGSVEARRAFIRLARLYFPPLMSQRLTAAQAKAREVLVFAPPSEAPFILGLENRFGEIHARYRDYGRAAETVFTALSTETPDRDQVARAATDLRQLETAIGRDIRVLRAALANRIRERVDGAEERERTTGLFIIGFSLAAIIVGLLVIAWTARTLRPVRTLIEGVSRIGRGDYNAQLGVRGDDEVAVLAREFDQMARSLQAREAQLKAQAEALMRAEQLAAVGRISAQIVHEVRNPLSSIGLNVELLQDGLERASFATQDDAGEVKELLSAVTHEVDRLADVTEQYLRMARPPRPDLDPRDVTAVLDGVLDFTREELERAGVEVVRDFAKDTPPVLADEGQLRQVFLNLLRNSREAMPQGGKLTVATRPVEREVEVQVRDTGQGMTEEVRRHLFEPFFTTKEGGTGLGLAVSQQILQAHGGSLSCQSIPGQGTSFVLRLPRA, from the coding sequence GTGAAGCTCTCCCTCGCCACGCGCATCTTCCTGGGCTACGCGGTGGTGCTCATCACCTTCGGGATGGTGTCGCTCTTCAGCGTGACGGAGCTGCATCGCAACCGGCTCGAAATCCGTCTCGTCAGCCAGGGCTACCTCCAGCTCTCGCAGGACGCCGCGGAGCTGGAGACCTTCCACACCACCCAGGAGAAGGACACCGAGCGCCTGCTCGACGAGGGCAGCGTCGAGGCCCGCCGCGCCTTCATCCGCCTGGCCCGCCTGTACTTCCCGCCCCTCATGTCCCAGCGCCTCACCGCCGCCCAGGCCAAGGCGCGCGAGGTGCTCGTCTTCGCCCCGCCCAGCGAGGCCCCCTTCATCCTCGGGCTGGAGAACCGCTTCGGCGAAATCCACGCGCGCTACCGCGACTACGGCCGCGCCGCCGAGACGGTCTTCACCGCGCTGTCCACCGAGACGCCGGACCGCGACCAGGTGGCCCGCGCCGCCACGGACCTGCGCCAGCTGGAGACGGCCATCGGCCGCGACATTCGCGTGCTGCGCGCAGCCCTGGCCAACCGCATCCGCGAGCGCGTGGACGGCGCCGAGGAGCGCGAGCGCACCACCGGCCTGTTCATCATCGGCTTCTCGCTGGCGGCCATCATCGTGGGCCTGCTCGTCATCGCCTGGACGGCCCGCACGCTGCGCCCGGTGCGCACCCTCATCGAGGGCGTGTCGCGCATCGGCCGCGGTGACTACAACGCGCAGCTCGGCGTGCGCGGCGACGACGAGGTGGCGGTGCTGGCCCGCGAGTTCGACCAGATGGCCCGCTCGCTCCAGGCCCGCGAGGCGCAGCTCAAGGCCCAGGCCGAGGCCCTCATGCGCGCCGAGCAGCTCGCCGCCGTGGGCCGCATCTCCGCGCAAATCGTCCACGAGGTGCGCAACCCCCTGTCCTCCATCGGCCTCAACGTGGAGCTCCTCCAGGACGGCCTGGAGCGCGCCAGCTTCGCCACGCAGGACGACGCGGGCGAGGTGAAGGAACTGCTCTCCGCCGTCACCCACGAGGTGGACCGGCTGGCGGACGTCACCGAGCAGTACCTGCGCATGGCCCGCCCGCCCCGGCCGGATTTGGACCCGCGCGACGTCACCGCCGTGCTGGATGGAGTGCTCGACTTCACCCGCGAGGAATTGGAGCGCGCGGGCGTGGAGGTGGTGCGCGACTTCGCGAAGGACACCCCGCCCGTGCTCGCGGACGAGGGCCAGCTGCGCCAGGTGTTCCTCAACCTGCTGCGCAACAGCCGCGAGGCGATGCCCCAGGGCGGCAAGCTCACCGTGGCCACCCGCCCCGTGGAGCGCGAGGTGGAGGTGCAGGTGCGCGACACCGGCCAGGGCATGACGGAGGAGGTGCGACGTCACCTCTTCGAGCCCTTCTTCACCACCAAGGAGGGCGGCACCGGGCTGGGACTCGCGGTGAGCCAGCAAATCCTCCAGGCCCACGGGGGCTCGCTCTCCTGCCAGAGTATTCCCGGCCAGGGGACATCCTTCGTGTTAAGGCTTCCTCGCGCATGA